Within Aegilops tauschii chloroplast, complete genome, the genomic segment ACTTCTTTTAATAATTCCAATTTCGAAAAAGAATTGATAGTTTCTACCTCTACCCTATCTATTATCATTTCAACGATCAACTTCCCCCATAATGATATCTATACTACCTAATATCGTCATGATATCAGCCAATTTCATTTTTTTAACTAGCTGAGGAAGAATTTGCAAATTAATAAACCCGGGTGGACGGATTTTCCATCTCCAGGGGAAAAGGCTATCATCTCCTACTAGATAAATCCCTAATTCACCTTTTGGGGCTTCTACTCTTACATAAAGCTCTTGTCTTGACAATTCAAAATTGGGCGAAGGTTTTTTACCAAGAAATTTATACTCAAAATCATTCCATTCAGAATTCTTTTCTTTCTTAAAGCGTCGGACTTCTAAATTCTCATAAGGTCCTCCAGGAATTTTTTCTACAGCTTGTTGAATTATTTTGATGGATTCCCTCATTTCACCAATTCGTACTAAATAGCGAGCTAACGAATCCCCTTCTTTTTGCCATTGGACTTTCCAATCAAATTGGTTGTAAGACTCATAAGGATCTACTTTACGAAGATCCCATTGTATTCCAGAAGCTCGTAACATCGGTCCCGATAAGCCCCAATTTACTGCTTCTTCTCCGCTAATAAAACCTACTCCTTCAACTCGCTCTAAAAAAATTGGATTCTGTGTAATAAGTTGTTGATATTCAACAACTCCGCGTAAAAAATAATCACAGAAATCTAAACATTTATCGATCCATCCATAAGGTAGATCGGCGGCTACTCCTCCGATGCGAAAGTAATTGTGCATCATTCGCATACCTGTAGC encodes:
- the ndhH gene encoding NADH-plastoquinone oxidoreductase subunit 7, encoding MSLPLTRKDLMIVNMGPQHPSMHGVLRLIVTLDGEDVIDCEPILGYLHRGMEKIAENRTIIQYLPYVTRIWDYLATMFTEAITVNAPEFLENIQIPQRASYIRVIMLELSRIASHLLWLGPFMADLGAQTPFFYIFRERELIYDLFEAATGMRMMHNYFRIGGVAADLPYGWIDKCLDFCDYFLRGVVEYQQLITQNPIFLERVEGVGFISGEEAVNWGLSGPMLRASGIQWDLRKVDPYESYNQFDWKVQWQKEGDSLARYLVRIGEMRESIKIIQQAVEKIPGGPYENLEVRRFKKEKNSEWNDFEYKFLGKKPSPNFELSRQELYVRVEAPKGELGIYLVGDDSLFPWRWKIRPPGFINLQILPQLVKKMKLADIMTILGSIDIIMGEVDR